One part of the Mariniflexile litorale genome encodes these proteins:
- a CDS encoding polyprenyl synthetase family protein, whose protein sequence is MKIVEQIKYPIAFEMDLFEQKFLLSMSSKVALLNRITTYIVNRKGKQMRPMFVFLVAKMVSNGEVSERTYRGASVIELIHTATLVHDDVVDDSNRRRGFFSVNALWKNKIAVLIGDYLLSKGLLLSIDNNDFDLLKIISIAVREMSEGELLQIEKARKLDITEAVYYEIIRQKTATLIAACCSLGAASVKPESVHVEAMRKFGELIGMAFQIKDDLFDYSDDQIGKPTGIDIKEQKMTLPLIYVLNQADKKDKKWLINSIKNHNKDKKRVKEVITFVKNNGGLDYAITKMDQFQEEALQILQTYPESNYRNSLELMVNYVIERKK, encoded by the coding sequence ATGAAAATAGTAGAGCAAATAAAATACCCTATAGCCTTTGAAATGGATCTTTTCGAGCAAAAGTTCCTTTTGTCAATGTCTAGTAAAGTGGCTTTACTTAATAGAATTACAACTTACATAGTAAACCGAAAAGGGAAACAAATGCGACCCATGTTCGTATTTCTGGTAGCCAAAATGGTGTCAAACGGTGAAGTAAGCGAGCGTACATATAGAGGAGCTTCAGTTATTGAATTAATACATACTGCCACTTTGGTACATGATGATGTGGTAGATGATAGTAACCGTCGCCGCGGTTTTTTCTCTGTAAATGCCCTTTGGAAAAATAAAATAGCCGTTTTAATAGGTGATTATTTATTATCAAAAGGCTTGCTTTTAAGTATCGATAACAATGATTTCGATTTGCTTAAAATCATCTCTATCGCCGTGCGCGAAATGAGTGAGGGCGAATTACTTCAAATTGAAAAAGCTAGAAAACTTGATATTACTGAAGCTGTTTATTATGAAATTATTCGACAAAAAACAGCAACTTTAATTGCAGCTTGCTGTAGTTTGGGTGCTGCTTCTGTAAAACCAGAATCGGTTCACGTAGAAGCCATGCGTAAATTTGGTGAGTTAATAGGGATGGCATTTCAAATTAAAGATGATTTATTTGATTATAGCGACGACCAAATAGGTAAACCAACAGGTATAGACATTAAAGAACAAAAAATGACCCTGCCGTTAATTTACGTATTAAATCAAGCCGATAAAAAAGATAAGAAGTGGTTAATTAATTCTATAAAAAACCACAATAAAGACAAAAAACGTGTTAAAGAAGTTATCACTTTTGTGAAAAATAATGGAGGTTTAGATTATGCTATTACTAAAATGGATCAGTTTCAAGAAGAAGCACTACAAATTCTTCAAACCTATCCAGAATCAAATTACAGAAATTCACTGGAATTGATGGT